From Oncorhynchus masou masou isolate Uvic2021 unplaced genomic scaffold, UVic_Omas_1.1 unplaced_scaffold_1737, whole genome shotgun sequence:
CCATCCTTCTTCAGTGCAGAGTACAGTGGAGGAACCTGCATGATGTCCCCAGTGAACTGCTTCAACTTCTCCTCAAAGGCTTCCCTGGTAATGTGATCATAGAGCTTCTCGTGAACCACCTTGCCTGTGGCGTCAAGGGTGTCTGTTGCTTTCCCCAACTCTCCAACAGCCATGTATTTCTTTGAACCAGCAAGCATAGTACTAAGCATCTTTGTTCCATTTCCAATCCCAACAACGAGCACACCAGAGGCTGCGCTGTCCAGAGTCCCGCCATGCCCCATTTTCAGAGCTTGCTTCTTCCTTTTTCTGGGATTAGGATCTTTCACACCGGCCTCTTTGAGGAGTGTCTCTTTTAATGAGTTTAAAACATCAGCAGACGTAGGTCCTTCCTTTTTATAAATGGCAAAAAGTCCATTTAAAGATTGTAGTTTTGATAAAGAATGTTTAGGCACAGCTACGCCAGTTACTGAACCAGCCATGCTTGCTTTCCAAAACAATGAGGCGCGACTTGATGACGTAAGTTTAACCGAAAACACTTCCGTTTACAAATGCGTCATCATCGATGACTACCAGAAATGTATCAAAACAtgagctagttagctggttacgCACGAGCGTGTCCTCCCACCTAAAATAATACTACAGACTACTCTGTCAAATAATATACATTGATTATACACATGTTTGGATACCTGTGCTTTACGTTATAGTTAGGcagttcgctagctagctaacgttatattCTAAAAATATTAAATTGTCTGCGTTGGAAGAGGTAGACAGACGAGCTGTGTGGGAGGAGGCCATAACCAGGACGAGAGCGAAGTCGGAGAGGCCGCTTGACACCTGAGGGGAGGGCATCGAAACGGTAACAGGCTAGCTAGCGTTATGCTTGCAGCTATTTGGAAGCTTGCCAGTGAGCCAGAGTTGCCTATTTTTCCTGTATCTTTACTTAAGTGCAACTGTCAAATCAAACGATGTAGCAAGCTAGCCCCTGTTGTTTTATCCAAACATTGCTAGTTAACTACAAATTAGCTACAGTCACTGTTTGTAGTAGTAGACCGGCAATACCCCTCAATCACTGTTTACAGTAGAGTAGACCGGCAACACCCCTCAATCACTGTTTACAGTAGAGTAGACCGGCTACACCCTCAATCACTTTTTGTACTAGTAGACTGGCAACACCCCTGAATGACTACAcccctaaatgactacagacccgtagcactcacgtccatagccatcaagtgctttgaaaggctggtaatggctcacatcaacaccattatcaccattatcccagaaaccctagacccactccaatttgcataccacccaaacagatccacagatgatgcaatctctattgcactccacactgtcctttcccacctggacaaaaggaacaactatgtgataatgctgttcattgactacagctcagtgttcaacaccatagttccctcaaagctcatcactaagctaaggaatctgagactaaacacctccctctgcaactggatcatggacttcctgacgggccgcccccaggcggTAAGGGTAGGttgcaacacatctgccacactggagctgcccaggggtgcgtgctcagtcccctcctgtactccctgatcacccacgactgcatggtcaggcacgactccaacaccatccttaagtttgctgatgacaacagtggtaggcttgatcaccgacaacgacgagacagcctatagggaggaggtcagagacctggctgggtggtgccagaataacaacctatccttcaacgtaaccaagactaaggagattattgtggactacaggaaaaggagcactgaGCACGtcaccattctcatcgacggggctgtagtggagcaggttgagagcttcaagttccttggtgtccacatcaacaacaaactagaatggtccaaacacaccaagacagtcgtgaagagggtacgacaaagcctattccccctcaggaaactgaaaagatttggcatcggtcctgagatcctcaaaaggttctacagctgcaacagcgagagcatcctgaccggttgcatcactgcctggtatggcaattgctcggcctccgaccgcaaggcactacagagggtagtgcgtacggcccagtacattactggggcaaagctgcctgccatccaggacctctacaccaggcggtgtcagaggaaggccctaaaaattgtcaaagaccccaaccaccccagtcatagactgttctctctactaccgcatggcaagcggtaccggagtgccaagtctaggacaaaaaggcttctcaacagattttacccccaagccataaaacttttagacaggtaaccaaatggttacccggactatttgtacCCCcccactttaactatacattcatgtacctactacctcaattggcccgaccaaccagtgctcccgctcattggctaaccgggctatctgcattgtgtcccaccacccgccaacccctctttttacgctattGCTaccctctgttcatcatatatgcatagtcaatttaaccatacctacatgtacatactacctcaataagcctgaccaaccggtgcctgtatatagccttgctactgttattttcaaatgtctttttactgttgttttatttctttatttacctacacacacacacacacctttttttcgcactattggttagagcctataAGTAAGCGTTtcgctgtaaggtctacctacacctgttgtattcggcacatgtgacaaattaactttgatttgatcACTATTTATAGTAGTAGACCAGCAACACCCCTCAAATGAAACTCCTCCATCTGCTTCACTCACCCATACTATTGATGTCTTGGAATTCGTGCATTCTCTCCCCAGCCAGCCGCAGCCCGGCCTGAGACACGGGTAGCAGGATAGGGAAGCAGAGCGGAGAGGCCGCCGCCACAGCGGGGCCGGCGGACAAGATGGAGGGCAGCCCTGAGAAGAGTGTCTCAGCGCAGGAGTGGAAGGAGCAGGGCAACCGCCTCTTCCTCAGCCGCAAGTACCAGGAGTCGGCCGCCTGCTACAGCAAAGCCATCGTAAGGACAAGGCCtcgggagaaggggagagagtgtggagtgtgtgtgggtggaacTGAGGTAGTGTCCCAAATTGTAACTTTGCATGATGAGTAACCTCACTCCGAGACATAGAAAGTCAGCTATCGGTTGTAGcgaagagtgtgtgtgcgtgtgcaagcGTGGCATACTTAGGAATGGGATAAGGGTGTGAGGAAGGAGGATAGAAATAGTGAATAATGTGTTTGTCCCCAGAAGCGAAACCCCTCAGTATCTGTGTACTACACCAACCGGGCACTGTGCCACGTGAAGCTGCAGCAACACGACAAGGCCCTGGCCGACTGCAAGCAGGCACTGGAGCTGGATCCCCAGTCAGTCAAGGCCCTCTTCTTCCTGGGTCAGTGTCACCTGGAGATGGAGAACTACGACGAAGCCATCGGCAACCTGCAGAGAGGTGGGCTGGGGACCAAGGTGGCAATCAAGGGTCCAGACACAGGGTGCATCTCACTAGTCGAAATAGGCCTCCTATCTCGTAGTCCCCCTGTCCCATAGGCCTCGTGTCTTCTCTCCTTCATCTGTACTCATTTTAAAGACCTGGACAAGTGTCAAAAGAAATTCCCAATATACATCTACCAGGTAGTGTTAACCAGTCTTTGGATTTCAGATTGGTGTAGATTAAGGAGAGGAAATTAAGAGGTAgctactagactattgagatgaggagaggaagctactagactattgagatgaggagaggaagctactagactattgagatgaggagaggtatatactagactattgagatgaggagaggaagctactaTACtattgagatgaggaggggaagctactagactattgagatgaggagaggaagctactagactattgagatgaggagaggaagctactagactattgagatgaggagaggaagctactagactattgagatgaggagaggaagctactagactattgagatgaggagaggaagctattagactattgagatgaggagaggaagctactagactattgagatgaggagaggaagctactaGACTGAGATGAGAGAAAgctactagactattgagatgaggagaggaagctattagactattgagatgagatgaggagagaagctACTATACTattgagatgaggagaggaagctactagagagatgagaggaagctACTAGAGATGAGCTATTGACTattgagatgaggagaggaagctactagactattgagatgaggagagagaagctactagactattgagatgaggagaggaagctactagactattgagaggagaggaagctgaggagaggaagctactagactattgagatgaggagaggaagctactagactattgagatgaggagaggaagctactaGACTGAGATGAGAGAAAgctactagactattgagatgaggagaggaagctattagactattgagatgaggagaggaagctactaTACTattgagatgaggagaggaagctactagactatactagactattgatgaggagaggaagctacaAGACTATtgaggagaggaagctactagactattgaggtgaggagaggaagctacAAGACTATtgaggagaggaagctactagactattgagatgaggagaggaagctactagactattgagatgaggagaggtgagagatgaggagaggaagctactagactattgaggtgaggagaggaagctactagactattgaggtgaggagaggaagctactagactattgaggtgaggagaggagaggaagctactagactattgagatgaggAGAGGTAGCTACTATACTATTGAGATGAGCTACTATACTattgagatgaggagaggaagctactagactattgaggtgaggagaggaagctactaGACTATTGAGGAGAGGAAGCTACAAGACTATtgaggagaggaagctactagactattgaggtgaggtgaggagaggaagctactagactattgagatgaggAGAGGTAGCTACTATACTattgagatgaggagaggaagctactagactattgaggtgaggagaggaagctactagactattgaggtgaggagaggaagctactagactattgaggtgaggagaggaagctacAAGACTATtgaggagaggaagctactagactattgaggtgaggtgaggagaggaagctacAAGACTATTGAGATGAGAGGAAGCTACTAGACtattgaggtgaggtgaggagaggaagctacAAGACTATTGAGGTGAGACTattgaggtgaggagaggaagacTATCAAGATGCACCCATCCCGGACACACTCCCATTCAGGAGTCTAGATACACACATCAACATATATTTCTAAGTTACTTGCCTAAGTCCTAATAAAAAAGCATTGACAGGACATTGGATTAAGTCAGCTCTACCAGCTAATGCAAAGCTTAATTTTCACCATTAATAATAATAGTTGTCCTTCATTTGGCCCTCAGCATATAACCTGGCGAAAGAGCAACGGTTGAACTTTGGCGACGACATTCCCAGTGCCCTCCGGATAGCCAAGAAGAAGCGCTGGAACAGCATCGAGGAGAAGCGCATTAACCAGGAGAATGAGCTGCACGCCTATCTCACCAAACTCATCCTggcagagaaggagaggtgagagatTCTTTCTGTGCTCACCTATAGTTTGTTTCCGGCTGTGTGTTCTATATATGTTGTGTATCAGTGGACGGCTCATAGTAGTGGCTGGAGTGGAGTCtagtggctggaatggagtcTAATGGAATGGTATCCAgcatgtttgatgccattccaatCACACCGTTCCAGCTATTAT
This genomic window contains:
- the trub1 gene encoding probable tRNA pseudouridine synthase 1 gives rise to the protein MAGSVTGVAVPKHSLSKLQSLNGLFAIYKKEGPTSADVLNSLKETLLKEAGVKDPNPRKRKKQALKMGHGGTLDSAASGVLVVGIGNGTKMLSTMLAGSKKYMAVGELGKATDTLDATGKVVHEKLYDHITREAFEEKLKQFTGDIMQVPPLYSALKKDGKRLSVLLKQGHEVEAKPARPVTVYNLSLQDFTPPLFTLDVECGGGFYIRSLVDDLGKALLSCAHVRKLIRTKQGQFTLDDHTLQEEHWTLQHIVQSMQPCPGSEVTKEDGTKPSPNLGVKRALNAQVKGDKNGKDEKGEL
- the LOC135532128 gene encoding E3 ubiquitin-protein ligase CHIP-like isoform X1, whose translation is MEGSPEKSVSAQEWKEQGNRLFLSRKYQESAACYSKAIKRNPSVSVYYTNRALCHVKLQQHDKALADCKQALELDPQSVKALFFLGQCHLEMENYDEAIGNLQRAYNLAKEQRLNFGDDIPSALRIAKKKRWNSIEEKRINQENELHAYLTKLILAEKERELDDSREEHDAKSEECRSRHDLTKFPSKHDKHLSDMEELFSQLDEKRKKREIPDYLCGKISFELMREPCITPSGITYDRKDIEEHLQRVGHFDPVTRSPLTQDQLIPNLAMKEVIDAFIMENGWVEDY
- the LOC135532128 gene encoding E3 ubiquitin-protein ligase CHIP-like isoform X2; protein product: MEGSPEKSVSAQEWKEQGNRLFLSRKYQESAACYSKAIRNPSVSVYYTNRALCHVKLQQHDKALADCKQALELDPQSVKALFFLGQCHLEMENYDEAIGNLQRAYNLAKEQRLNFGDDIPSALRIAKKKRWNSIEEKRINQENELHAYLTKLILAEKERELDDSREEHDAKSEECRSRHDLTKFPSKHDKHLSDMEELFSQLDEKRKKREIPDYLCGKISFELMREPCITPSGITYDRKDIEEHLQRVGHFDPVTRSPLTQDQLIPNLAMKEVIDAFIMENGWVEDY